Proteins from a genomic interval of Schistosoma mansoni strain Puerto Rico chromosome 6, complete genome:
- a CDS encoding putative 50s ribosomal protein L1 — MQIRKVICYSHAHIQPILVASSFRNLSTSSQLFRNQQQRYREAKVTVNEKSKSRRDAARELLMKTNRTKWEQEMARLNILKGRIPTSDTYLMSEFEPKKYSLSEAVELLRESAHPDMYDCMDNPVRVKVTLNMCTKKKTRFIPKFNGNLVLPNLLDFMPAHRVLAICQDSDDHEAYITAGAYDAGGSSLIQRISQGHYHWNEYDTVVAHQSWEIQVTKLRHILRERLPTIKNGRLGDDVMKLISIHSRSTQLESTSIDGVPEIGLLDIILGQLSWDFNRLEENLRSYLECIESQKSSRVINDFIQTGEIHCPPTGERFILDISQYYSLDDKSKSQQLVNEDVDEGEDDNAIDVISTQVEKQQNREELHI, encoded by the exons ATGCAAATTCGCAAAGTAATTTGTTACAGTCATGCACATATTCAACCGATTCTAGTCGCCAGTTCATTTCGCAATTTGTCGACTTCATCACAATTATTCAGAAACCAGCAGCAAAGATATCGTGAGGCTAAAGTAACTGTGAATGAAAAGTCGAAGAGTAGACGAGATGCTGCTCGTGAGCTATTGATGAaaacaaataggacgaaatgggaGCAGGAAATGGCTagattaaatattttgaaaggTCGAATTCCAACTTCCGATACTTATTTAATGTCTGAATTTGAGCCGAAAAAATACAGTTTGTCAGAAGCTGTTGAACTACTGCGTGAAAGTGCTCACCCGGATATGTATGATTGTATGGATAATCCAGTTCGAGTTAAG GTTACGCTCAATATGTGTACAAAGAAAAAGACAAGGTTCATTCCGAAATTTAATGGTAACCTCGTTCTACCGAATTTATTGGATTTCATGCCTGCTCATCGAGTATTGGCCATATGTCAA GATTCAGATGATCATGAAGCATATATAACTGCTGGCGCTTATGATGCTGGTGGATCATCACTTATCCAACGTATAAGTCAAGGTCACTACCATTGGAATGAATACGATACTGTTGTCGCTCATCAAAGTTGGGAAATTCAGGTGACGAAATTGCGACATATTTTAAGAGAAAGACTCCCAACAATAAAAAATG gtAGATTAGGTGATGATGTAATGAAACTGATTTCAATCCATTCGCGTAGTACTCAACTGGAATCAACTTCTATTGATGGAGTTCCTGAAATCGGATTACTGGATATAATTTTGGGTCAG CTCTCATGGGATTTTAATCGACTAGAAGAGAATTTACGTAGTTATTTGGAATGTATTGAATCACAAAAGTCATCTAGAGTTATAA ATGATTTCATCCAAACAGGTGAAATTCATTGTCCACCGACTGGTGAACGCTTTATTTTAGATATTTCTCAATATTATTCTCTTGATGACAAATCTAAAAGCCAACAACTCGTAAATGAAGATGTTGATGAGGGCGAAGATGATAATGCGATTGATGTGATTAGTACACAAGtggaaaaacaacaaaatagaGAAGAACTTCATATTTGA